GCTCAACACCAAAACATTACCGCACAAGAGCTGAGTTTGGCATCTGGCATGAAGGCAGCAAGCTTTGCTATACGATGTATGCAAGCGAAAAGGGCAAAAAGGTCTTTATAGATGATTGCCCAAAGGTCTGCGAGCAAATTTCAGAGCTTATGCCAAGCTTGCTTTATAACTTACAAGAGAGCGAAATACTACGCGCAAAGCTTTTTGGAGTGGAATTTATCTCTTGTAAAAGCGGTATTTTGGTCACACTTCTTTACCATAAAAGGCTTGATGGCGAGTTTGAGGCGGCTATGAAAATTCTAGCTAGTAAGCTTGACGTCACCATACTTGCTAGATCGCGTGGGCAAAAGCTACTAAGTGGTGAGCTAAATTTGATCGATGAGCTAAATATTGGAGAGCAAATTTATAAATTTAGCCTATCTGAGAATGCCTTTATCCAGCCAAATAGAGCCGTAAATGAAAAGATGATAGCTTGGGCAAAAGAGTGCGTGCAAGGTGGCGCTGACCTACTGGAGCTTTACTGCGGACATGGAAATTTTACTATTCCGCTTTCGTTTAAATTTAATAATGTACTTGCCACTGAAATTTCAAAGAGCTCGATCGCAAATGCCCTTAAAAACTGCGAGCTAAATAAGGCTAAAAACATCAAATTTTTACGAATGGATGCTGATGAGCTTATGAGCGCATTTGCTGGCGTTAGGGAATTTAATAGACTAAAGGATATAAATTTAAGCGATTTTAACTTCTCTCACGTCCTTGTTGATCCGCCCCGTGCAGGACTAAGCGAAAGTGTCATAAATTTCATCAAAAATTTTAAAAATATCATCTATATATCGTGCAATCCAGAGACTCTAAAAGAAAATTTAAAAGAGCTTTGTAAAAGCCATAAAGTGATAAAATTTGCCATTTTTGATCAGTTTGCAAACACTCATCACATCGAGTGTGGCGTGCTACTAAGGGCAAAAGAATAATTTAAAAAAGGAAAAATAAAAAATGGTTTCACTAAATAAAATCATCCAAGCAAAGATCACGATCGGTCATTTTGTAAATAAAACTCCATTTGCTCTGAGTGCGAAACTTAGTAAAAATTTGGGTGCAAGCATCTATCTAAAAGAGGAAAATTTACAACGAACCGGAGCTTATAAAATAAGAGGCGCTTACAATAAAATAGCTAGCCTAAGTGATGAGGAGAGAAAGCGTGGTGTCGTGGCTGCAAGTGCTGGCAACCACGCTCAAGGCGTAGCGATAAGCGCGAAAGAATTTGGCGTACACGCTTGTATCATCATGCCAGAATCAACCCCGCTTCTAAAGGTTGCTGGTACGAAAGACCTTGGCGCAGAGGTTATTTTAAAAGGTGATAATTTCGATGAGGCGTACGCTTTTGCGGTTAATTACGCTAAAGATAAGGGTATGACCTTTGTTCACCCATTTAACGACGAGTATGTCATGGCAGGACAAGGCACTGTGGGGCTTGAGATGCTTGATGAGATAAGCGACCTTGATATAGTCATCGTCCCAGTTGGTGGAGGCGGATTAGCTAGTGGTGTGGCTAGTTGTATAAAGCAGGTCAATCCAAAGACAAAAGTAATCTGTGTCGGTGCAAAAGGCGCTCCAGCGATGTTTAATAGCTACGGTGCTAAAAAGAGCATAAACTCAAAATCAGTCCGCACCATAGCTGATGGCATCGCTGTGCGTGATGCGAGCGAGATCACATTAGCAAATATTATTGAGTGCGTTGATGAGTTTGTGCAAGTTGATGATGAGGAGATCGCAACTGCGATTTTGTTTTTGCTAGAGACTCAAAAGATCGTTGTAGAAGGAGCTGGCGCAGCTGGCGTGGCAGCACTTATGCATGATAAGATCAAATTTAAAAAAGGTGCGAAGATAGGCGTGGTACTAAGTGGCGGAAATATCGACGTACAGGTGCTTTCTATTATCATCGAAAAGGGTCTTATCAAGTCTCATCGCAAGATGACCTTGCAAATAACGCTTGTGGATAAGCCAGGAGCGCTTATGAGCCTAACAGATAGCCTCAAATCAGCAAATGCAAACATCGTCAAGATCGACTACGACCGCTTCTCAACAAGGCTTGATTATGGTGATGCAAGTATTACTATCACACTTGAGACAAAGGGTCTTGAGCATCAAGAAAAGATCAAAGAAGTACTTACTAAAAACGGTTTTTCTTTCACTCAACTATTTTAATTTAATGGCTCGCTACTATTTAAAGTAGCGAGCATGATTTACCTATTAAAACAAAATTTCAAATTTCGCATTTACGCTGTTTGACTTCACGTCTTTAGCAAAAGCACCTGTGTAAGATAGGCCTAAATTTATATTTTTATAAACATTAGCTTTTACACCAAGGCTAGCTGTGCCAAGATCGCGTACCTCTTTTCCTTCAAGTTCCAAGTATCCAGCATTTGCGATATTTACGCCGATATTTGGTCTCGTATCGCCAACTAGTCTATTATAGGCTAGATCAGCTTCAAATTTCATCTTTGTGCTACCAAGACTAAATGGCACACTAGGGTTTAGACCTATGCTAAATACACCTAAATTTCTAGTTTTTTCATCAACGTCCATTCTGAAAATTCCTACATTTTGGCTAGTGCTATCAGTTTTCATACGTAGATAGCTTGCACCCACATAAGGATTTAGTGAGAAATTCGCACTATTAAATGCTGTTAATGCCAAATTTGCGTAAGCAGTAAGTGCTTTTTCTTTGCTTTTTACATGCTCATCTGAGTAAAAGCTAACGATTGTGGCACCATTTTGTGTTTTTCGTTTTGCATTTGTGTATATGAGACCGAGGTCTAGTTTTGTGCTAGCGATCAGGCTTTTTCCGTAGATACCGATGCTTGTACCTTTTGTTTTATAAGCATCATCGCCATCTTCTTTTACTTTTTCACTGCTAGCACCAAGCACGCCACCAAGTGTGAAAGCATCATTTACATTGCCGTCAAATCCAAAAAGCTGAGTGAATGAGTTTGCTTTTACATCATCAAATTTCATAGCATTAGCCATGGTATTTGACCAAAACTTCATGCCACTCGCATCGATTGCTTTTGCGCTGAATGGATCAAATTCATGGTTATTGATTGCATTTTTGAGCAAGATATTTTCTAGTAAAAATGCATTATGTTGAGCTAAATTTGCATTATTTGCAAATGTTTTTAGCGTATCACTTGCTTCTTTTGGTGTAGCGTAGATGAAGTGTCTATATAGATCACTCGTAATAACTGCTGGTCTACTTCTAAACGGCGAAGCAAGGAGTGCTGGCCTGCTAGCAGTGCTCTCTATGAGCTGTGCTACTCTCTTTTGGCCGTCGCTAGCTGCTATACTTGTTATTGTATTTTTTGATTTTTTGAGTGTTAGCTCTAGCTTGTTGTCACTATAATTTCTAGTAAGGTCAAAAAATGCGTATTTTTTTGAGATAGTGTCGTTGTAGCCACTAAAATTTCCAGTTACGGCGTAAGTTTTTGCCTTTGAGCTATCATCATATAGTCTTTTCATGACATCTACATCTGGCTCACTTATATCTATAATAGAGTTCTTCTCAAAATTTAGATTTAAATTTGCTGCATTATTTGAGATGATATAACTACCACCTGTTTTTATAGTAGCTTTTACCGCGTCATTTGTACTTTTCCTAGTTACATCTTTAAAAGATAGCTTTTGAGAAAATCTACTTCTATCAATCTCTCTAACACTCATCTCTTTAACAATCTCAAGTGCACCACCATTTTCAACTACTACTTCGCTTGATTTTAGTGATTGATTTAGTGCTGTGATCTTGCCACTTTTTATTATGGTTTTGCCAGTGTATGAGTTGTCACCTGCTAGTTTTAGGGTGCCTAGGCCTCTCTTAATAAGAGTTCCTTCATAGCCTTCTCTAGCTCTTTGTTCTCTTGCTTTTTCTCTAGCGTTGCCTATATCAAGTTCAGCTCTTTGCTCGGCTGTTAAATTTGACATTTGTTCAAGCTTAGCC
This genomic interval from Campylobacter concisus contains the following:
- a CDS encoding S8 family serine peptidase produces the protein MKRSILNKKCILISAACCTLLFANSINANEQNRGKFGDIKSWESDEYKADWGLVRMNTAIAYALEVTGKGVTLGVMDSGVLLSHKEFSDGRVSALKISGSYYKDGQRYPDTEYGNSPLLKKGSDEKNRKDFGDFKKGEKFETDGNWIAGVNDSHGTHVAGTIAGSRDGVGMHGVAFDAKLIMGNTGGTDGMTYGPNQDYNFFLASYEGLAKGGARAINNSWGSNRKFYKAYEGATGFDGGNSLDIKDLDAAYKSYYPFVTNGKNFIDAAYEVAKKYGIIQVFTAGNRNGMKESYTRAMLPYFRPDAEKYWINVTGQLEGDTQRYNTAGHSKWWSIAAPAKPIYSTIVDLKTDEAGYGKKGGTSMAAPHVTGALGLVMQRYPYMSNSQAREVLLTTARQVHDEFKKNDTRKISGFTAPLGVPDERWGWGALDMSKAMFGPGQLLGVFDVSLDTDDLYSNNISDVAIKYRKTEDEAEAQIWANRKAKLEQMSNLTAEQRAELDIGNAREKAREQRAREGYEGTLIKRGLGTLKLAGDNSYTGKTIIKSGKITALNQSLKSSEVVVENGGALEIVKEMSVREIDRSRFSQKLSFKDVTRKSTNDAVKATIKTGGSYIISNNAANLNLNFEKNSIIDISEPDVDVMKRLYDDSSKAKTYAVTGNFSGYNDTISKKYAFFDLTRNYSDNKLELTLKKSKNTITSIAASDGQKRVAQLIESTASRPALLASPFRSRPAVITSDLYRHFIYATPKEASDTLKTFANNANLAQHNAFLLENILLKNAINNHEFDPFSAKAIDASGMKFWSNTMANAMKFDDVKANSFTQLFGFDGNVNDAFTLGGVLGASSEKVKEDGDDAYKTKGTSIGIYGKSLIASTKLDLGLIYTNAKRKTQNGATIVSFYSDEHVKSKEKALTAYANLALTAFNSANFSLNPYVGASYLRMKTDSTSQNVGIFRMDVDEKTRNLGVFSIGLNPSVPFSLGSTKMKFEADLAYNRLVGDTRPNIGVNIANAGYLELEGKEVRDLGTASLGVKANVYKNINLGLSYTGAFAKDVKSNSVNAKFEILF
- the trmA gene encoding tRNA (uridine(54)-C5)-methyltransferase TrmA, with amino-acid sequence MDCNYLKECGSCTLFAPYDEQILFKTDLVKQNFSEFYDGEFDVFSSTPKHYRTRAEFGIWHEGSKLCYTMYASEKGKKVFIDDCPKVCEQISELMPSLLYNLQESEILRAKLFGVEFISCKSGILVTLLYHKRLDGEFEAAMKILASKLDVTILARSRGQKLLSGELNLIDELNIGEQIYKFSLSENAFIQPNRAVNEKMIAWAKECVQGGADLLELYCGHGNFTIPLSFKFNNVLATEISKSSIANALKNCELNKAKNIKFLRMDADELMSAFAGVREFNRLKDINLSDFNFSHVLVDPPRAGLSESVINFIKNFKNIIYISCNPETLKENLKELCKSHKVIKFAIFDQFANTHHIECGVLLRAKE
- the ilvA gene encoding threonine ammonia-lyase: MVSLNKIIQAKITIGHFVNKTPFALSAKLSKNLGASIYLKEENLQRTGAYKIRGAYNKIASLSDEERKRGVVAASAGNHAQGVAISAKEFGVHACIIMPESTPLLKVAGTKDLGAEVILKGDNFDEAYAFAVNYAKDKGMTFVHPFNDEYVMAGQGTVGLEMLDEISDLDIVIVPVGGGGLASGVASCIKQVNPKTKVICVGAKGAPAMFNSYGAKKSINSKSVRTIADGIAVRDASEITLANIIECVDEFVQVDDEEIATAILFLLETQKIVVEGAGAAGVAALMHDKIKFKKGAKIGVVLSGGNIDVQVLSIIIEKGLIKSHRKMTLQITLVDKPGALMSLTDSLKSANANIVKIDYDRFSTRLDYGDASITITLETKGLEHQEKIKEVLTKNGFSFTQLF